The window TTTCTTGGGCATGAGTATGCTTAATACTATGATTTCTCTTTTACGTGGTGATGTTGTGTAGTATAGCAATACTTTATTCCAATTTATGAAGTAATTTTTACGCATGCCGTAGATTTAAAATCAAGCGTTGTGTGGATGTACTAGacgtaattttaaattatactACACATAAAAATTCCACCCACCAACTTATTTTATTTCCTAACAACTGCCATCTAAATACGCTGAGTTTGTCAATCGAGCCTGTATTTACGTTGAGTATACAGTTTTTTATTGGAACTGTGGAAGTTTTTTGCTGCAACAAATTCATGTACTTTGATAAAAACGCTTCGTGTACTCCTGCCTATAGGGGTATTGGGTAAGTCCTATGAATTAAGCTTATAGTTTTTTTATATATCAATGTCTTGCGTGTTGCCTATACCCTACACTGGCCTACAGCATATGCTGTACGCCTTGCGCGTTGCATTGTTGAACTAAAAAGATAACTTACAAGTTATTATTAACTTTTATAACATGTCTACAAATGAATTGTTAGAAATGCAATCCTAACAGCAGTTGGGGTTGATGACGCTCTTGCTACAAATGTGACTTTGGTTTCACTATGCACATTTTACAATGTAAGATAAAGAACCGAAAATAGCAACTTAACATACATCAGAGTATATACACAACAGCAACAGGCGAAGTGAAACTGAATGATATGTGACTGCTACTGGATCGTGGACGTTTTCGGAATTTATAGACGTCATGTTTCTTCGTGGTTATTGACTTTGGACAGGGATTTTCTCTAAGTACAATAGAAGTTAAGGAAAAAACAACACGCTTTATACAAAGGCGGGAAAAAAGTTTAGGCAAATAACCGAATAACCTTTGCGTATATGACCTGATGGCTAAGCTCAAGTGTTACAGTTAACAATAgtttactgaatgttacatataGCTTTCTATAGGGAACAATGTGCAAGTGGTTTTGCGTGTTCAACGACACGGTGAGTCGTAATTATGTTATCATTCAAATAGATTTTGGCAATTTTGCATAAGTTTATGTTTGATGGTATCACGTGATAGTTGCGTGTCAAcgtcaaaaacaaaattagtgAAACAGTTTGAAAAGGATTTCTATTTTTTGGACTGTTTTCATAGACTTATATGTGTCGATTTTGTGGGACAAGATTTTGCAATGAGTGTTTGAGAGGTAATTTCTATGGAACAATGAAGACGAAAGCTCATTGCCGAGTATGTAAACAGGTGATGTCAATAAGAAGCAATTATATTGTGTCAATACATCTTTTACTTCAACATCTACAGCTTTAAATTTCTCTtcatggttttgtttttgtcatttttcgTTTTCTCGCtgaatattaaaaaattttatttacagagAAATTGTTTAGGCAAACGTGTTGATTACATGCCTGGTCCTTCTGAAGAAATCAAGATGAGATGGAGAGAAAACAATGGAAGAAAGGATAAAAGTTATCCAAAGTGAGGAAATGTTGTACGAAGAAACACGACAaaagagaaataaaaaaacaaacaatcaaaaatgttttgtcagATAACAAATGATATATATAGATCGTACATTTTTAAGCTGTTCGCATAAATATTATtgctattttcattttgttgtgtattatatacttttttgtatatactttttatttatatatttcactgtattttaacagaaaatttaACGTTTCATGCAAACATTATCACACTTTTCCAATTTCAATAACCGTGTATTTTTGGTTCAtcttttacatattttattaGAACTGTGTAAATTTCGTGCGGCAACAAATACACTTCCACCTCGTCAACCAACGTAAAACGTATACGTCGATAAGGATAAATTCTTAACAATTAGGCGGCTATTCACAAATCTGCGCGTGGCCTGCGATACTAAAAAACGCAAGGTACacacttaaaaatttataaaaggGCGTAAACGTTAACTAGATTAAAATACAGTTAATGGCAGTGAATGATCGAAAATGGTGAGCGTTGCACATGAATAACACTAGCCGAGAACCCGACCTTAATTTCTGTAAATCAAGTTTACCAGTGATTAGCAAGTTGGTATTAGGACGGGTCATGTTTTAgacaaagttattgtttcaACGCTCTTCTTTCTAACGTCAAACCTGCTGCTCTCCGAACCCAGCGATAGTCTGCTCTCGCGCCGCTTCTAAGCATAATATTGAAGCGGAATAAATATTAGATTGTGCTAGAAACAAGATGTATACGAGTGGGCCTCCTTTCAATCAAACTCACCCCAAATGATTTCTGCAAAGTTGTAGAAAGTCGCGCTGTCCTATGATTTTTGCCAAGCGCTTTCCACATGGCATTTTGCATTGATGGAAGCTTCCAAACGTACAGGAATGGGTTACAGACAGAGTTCAAAAAACTGAAGACTGTTGTAAActataatgcaaaataaatgaatCGCGTTGAACACATTATAAACGGcgaaaatcaaatcaaaatgaaTGCTGGTATTATAGCcattagttaaattctttatcTATCTTTACCTGAAAAGCTGTTAATAGTAAATCGTTTTTGCCGACTTGGATATAATCCACAATCATAACAATGGCAACCGGTAATATACAAATAGTGAACAGCACAAGAAGGAACAAAACCGTTTGCATCATACGGGTTTCCTTCCGCTGCATAGCTTCCCTGTTTTTAACTTGTTCAACCCTGTTGTGATGTAGAAAACCAATTTTACCGTGAAAGAACTGCTGCGTGAGGTAAATACAGTAAATAGTATATTTACATCTAGgttagaaaaaattaaaaattaactttaaatcTGCCTTCAACATTGAAATCAATACGGAAAGGACAAAAAAAGAGACGTACTTGCTATGGACGGCAAACAACATCCATCCATAAATGACAAATAATGCAATTATGACAACAATCACCATCACAGATAACATCAGAGAATAAGATTTTGTAAAAGGATAGAGAATCATCGAACACACTTGTTCACAAGTTTTCTTTTCTGAATTAAAATATCTTTGAGTTAAAAAGATTTTAGCCATTCCCATTTACATGTCTTTATAAATTTCAGGTTTTATTCAAAAGGCTTTATATTGATTACGCTTTAATACTTTTACTCACCAACGCAGTGAATACAATTCCATCCGGCTAAAGGCGGaacaattaaaatcaaaatcggCAAAACCCAAGATAAGAGAACTATCCAGAGCACAGCGCGCTTAGGCGTATCGCGAAAATGCATTTTGCTACGAGCAACTCTCAGTctaaaaaatcacaaaataacTGAACGCTAACTAcgatttaattgaaaaaaatttttttctgaaaataaaaaaggaacCAGCCTGAAACTTAAAGAATTTTGCATACGAACCTGTGCAAGGCAAAAATAACGAGATCAATAACTGACACCACTATGGTAACCAACCAGAGCGCACACATTCCAATGATGTACATCTTTGGTTTTTGTTGAATTGCAAAGTAGTCGATAGAGGTGAACCATACAAGTTGTATCCCTGCAACTATGTCGGCCACTAAAAATTGGTTACAGTTTAAAACGATATTTGTCCCAAAGCAACTAATTTTTACAAGGTACTGCATTTCAATATAATGTAACAATAAAACCTAAACGCAACTTATCCGTCGTTTTGTTTCAcagtttgtaaatttgttacaaaatgGTTTTAGCATTTGCGAAAAACACTTCTTAACAGGAAAGTGATGAAATAgtttaaaaagtaaactaGGTATTCTCTAATTTTCTTACCAGCAAGGTTTGCTATAAAATAAGTGAGTGATTTCGGATGCTTTGGATCGCCCCTGACAAGAGCGTAGATAACAAGAATATTTTCGAGGATTATAAACGTTCCGATCACTGCAGCCACCACCGCCAAAGCAGTGACATAATTCTCGCTGGAAGCCGGCGGTTCCGGCTCTGCAAATACTTCTATATCTGTAACCGAGGTGAACGAATCCGTACCAGGTTCTGACTCTGGCTCAGGTTCCACCACTGGCACGCCAGGCATAACGGGTTCAGGTTTTCCGCCAAATTCGGGTTCCGCTACAGGattcatttcaaaaaaatttcagcaGCAATATTTCAATGCTAAATGCCCTGCCGGGGAAAAGAGTCACGTGTTTACAACCAACTTCGTCGTTTGAAACCCGATTCATCATTAGCCTACTGTACTTCAATGCAAATGTCGACGTCAGCAAAAGCGTCAAATTACGACGTTTTGACAATATCCGTTATGACAGTTATGACATCGTTAAGATAATAGCTAATGCGCAAGCCTTACACAActatacattttatttcagaCCTTCTTGTTACATCATGAAATGTTCGTAAAAACCATTGACATTGAATTCGTCAGGAcacctataggctatacaaATTTTTATCACTTGAGATCAAACTAACTCATTAGCCATGCCCATAGTAAACGATCTTTAACCAGTTACTGCTATATATATAAAGTAGCCTACTTACTATAATATTTTTCTCGCGCGTTTTTTTGTGAGTCCACTGAAACAAACTCGGTCTATCACGAGAATGCACCCATGAGGATAAAAACGACCCAAGCATAAAGTGTAAGGTAACCCCACATTCTATTCAACATGATAACTCATAGCATGCCTTGCATGTCGTGCTTCCACGAGTATCACGCATTGTTCTGGATATGTCGCGCATGTTATCACAGAACACAGCTATAGCTGCACCAAGCGTACTTTctaaaaaaaagcattttattaAAAGCTTTACGCGCCAACACAATCAATAATGCAAAGCGTCATCCTTAGGAAACAATACCTGCTCCGTGGCCTGTGACGTTTTACTAAATATCACAAAAGATCGTACATGAAAATAGCTGCTTGGAAGCGCTTAATCACCTGAACGCTTTACCAGTTTGTTTATCCTTTAATGGTTACTGCAACCGTCTCTCATCACTATATTACCGCGATAGCATGGTTGGTCACAGCTTTTAATAAGTTACACTAAACCTCTATAGCTATATGAACTAGGCTAACGCTACATGCACGCTTATTCACGTTTCAGCCGTTAATAGGCTTTGCCAGTTTTGGAGCTTGATTCACAACCAGAAATAGCAATGAAGTTCTTCTTTATTGCTTATCTATTATTACAGAGCATTTCTGCACTCAACTATAAAAACGATAATCTAAAAATAAGAAAGCTGGTACAGAAAATCAAAGCATAACCTGATTGAACGGCTTGAATCTTTTCGACTACTTAATAACGTTAATAATAGTGACGACTTACTGTAACTGCATCGTTTATACGCCAAAGTGTCTCATTTCTTATTAGTTCAAAAGAGTAAAATGACCTAACGTTGACGTGACTGTGAAGTAAAACGTGATTCGTGCGTTGCGATTTCTTggaattataattatatgaCTTGGAAATTGCAAGCCTTAACAAAATCTTTAAGAAGTACTCGCACACAAAAAAAGCACATCGTGTTCACAATTTTGGATATATGCCTCGCAATCCTGGTAATATGCAAAGCTTAAACAGATAAAAAAGGTTGATTTTTGTAATTGGCCTGGAGTGTAAAGCTCTGCATATTGAATCTCTTTTATTCTTAAGAGTATAATATGTGAGCATAGATGCTACAGTCCAATTGCCATGTTCCGAAAATAGTATCGATAGGCAGGTGTCGATTTatgttaacaattttttatacaGAAGCCTAAAGCCGTTATCCACCTGTGTCTCATAAAACCATTCCTTTGTTCAAGAATTCATGTGATTGGACATCTTTATTACAATATTGGTTGGCaataaattcttttatttttcctgTTGTCGTAATCGATTTGTTTACCTTACATGTTGAAGTTACGTAAGACTTTTTCTTGTCTTTCCTAGAAATTCGCTATTTATTTCGGCCACGTTTTCTGTTATCACGGCCTTTTCGGGGTCAGTTTCGTGAT of the Clavelina lepadiformis chromosome 7, kaClaLepa1.1, whole genome shotgun sequence genome contains:
- the LOC143465958 gene encoding uncharacterized protein LOC143465958 isoform X1; its protein translation is MCKWFCVFNDTTYMCRFCGTRFCNECLRGNFYGTMKTKAHCRVCKQRNCLGKRVDYMPGPSEEIKMRWRENNGRKDKSYPK
- the LOC143465958 gene encoding uncharacterized protein LOC143465958 isoform X2, which translates into the protein MCKWFCVFNDTTYMCRFCGTRFCNECLRGNFYGTMKTKAHCRVCKQANVLITCLVLLKKSR
- the LOC143465956 gene encoding sphingosine 1-phosphate receptor 2-like — its product is MNPVAEPEFGGKPEPVMPGVPVVEPEPESEPGTDSFTSVTDIEVFAEPEPPASSENYVTALAVVAAVIGTFIILENILVIYALVRGDPKHPKSLTYFIANLAVADIVAGIQLVWFTSIDYFAIQQKPKMYIIGMCALWLVTIVVSVIDLVIFALHRLRVARSKMHFRDTPKRAVLWIVLLSWVLPILILIVPPLAGWNCIHCVEKKTCEQVCSMILYPFTKSYSLMLSVMVIVVIIALFVIYGWMLFAVHSKVEQVKNREAMQRKETRMMQTVLFLLVLFTICILPVAIVMIVDYIQVGKNDLLLTAFQFTTVFSFLNSVCNPFLYVWKLPSMQNAMWKALGKNHRTARLSTTLQKSFGKRRESRLSLGSESSRFDVRKKSVETITLSKT